A genome region from Streptomyces xanthophaeus includes the following:
- a CDS encoding phage tail protein, giving the protein MRGSVDGLGSSAPLGLMLPAVFADDDLAQRFVAGIDEALAPLHNVLDCLDAYFTPSLAPADFTRWLGSWVGAESDGPDAAGGADGPADGEPAEAAPAPPATGRPQDTEATVALRAAVTAAVRLHRIRGTRRGLSEAIRLAFGVEPEITESGAAAWDARPLGPVPGERRPHLHVTVRLPEPDPAAEHRLERLVAAARPAHMPYTVQVTAPERTPDR; this is encoded by the coding sequence ATGCGCGGCTCCGTCGACGGACTCGGCTCCTCCGCGCCGCTGGGCCTGATGCTGCCGGCGGTGTTCGCCGACGACGATCTCGCGCAGCGCTTCGTCGCGGGTATCGACGAGGCCCTCGCACCGCTGCACAACGTGCTCGACTGCCTGGACGCCTATTTCACGCCGTCGCTCGCGCCCGCGGACTTCACCCGCTGGCTCGGCAGCTGGGTGGGTGCGGAAAGCGACGGGCCGGACGCCGCCGGGGGCGCAGACGGCCCCGCGGACGGCGAACCGGCGGAAGCCGCGCCGGCCCCACCGGCCACCGGCCGTCCGCAGGACACGGAAGCGACGGTCGCGCTGCGCGCCGCGGTGACCGCCGCGGTACGGCTGCACCGCATCCGTGGGACCCGGCGCGGACTGTCCGAGGCGATACGGCTCGCCTTCGGCGTGGAACCGGAGATCACCGAGAGCGGCGCGGCCGCCTGGGACGCGCGGCCCCTGGGCCCGGTCCCCGGCGAGCGGCGGCCGCATCTGCACGTCACCGTACGGCTGCCGGAGCCCGACCCGGCCGCCGAACACCGGCTGGAGCGGCTCGTAGCGGCAGCTCGCCCCGCCCACATGCCTTACACGGTCCAGGTGACCGCCCCCGAAAGGACTCCCGACAGGTGA
- a CDS encoding NADase-type glycan-binding domain-containing protein, which translates to MSAASPTAARAEEETFPTDPVAPVAPAASPAGATPDASARARALLVPVADQRAAAPAPDVAPVLPGVPAAARPRVQAPGAEPADEAGPPCPWCEVGNRPDRHFCRRCGMSLAERPSAPEARHPWWRRIRNVGNRPDPWAGERPRLRRGIGRGFTWIAYGLALTLVIYGALNVNSAWSAARDHFAKRAQVTPDSAEASRSFDGHPPKVLFDKINNSWWGPGVSQSADGEWIEARFKEPTRLLDILITSGISTKASDLSEAALPHRMDAIIITADGKQTTRQITLDQVSGPQQRKFRAQNVVSVRFVIRSAFNVGADKQVSIAEIEFFTRATTSGT; encoded by the coding sequence GTGAGCGCCGCATCGCCGACGGCGGCGCGCGCGGAGGAGGAGACCTTCCCCACCGACCCGGTGGCTCCCGTCGCACCGGCCGCCTCCCCGGCGGGTGCGACCCCGGACGCGAGCGCGCGCGCCAGGGCGCTGCTCGTTCCGGTCGCCGACCAGCGCGCCGCCGCACCGGCACCGGATGTCGCGCCGGTCCTCCCCGGCGTGCCCGCCGCGGCCCGTCCCCGCGTCCAGGCCCCCGGCGCGGAACCGGCCGACGAGGCCGGTCCGCCGTGCCCCTGGTGCGAGGTCGGCAACCGCCCGGACCGACACTTCTGCCGGCGCTGTGGCATGTCACTGGCGGAGCGCCCCAGTGCCCCGGAGGCTCGGCACCCCTGGTGGCGCCGGATCCGGAACGTCGGCAACCGCCCGGACCCGTGGGCGGGCGAGCGCCCGCGGCTGCGCCGCGGCATCGGCCGCGGCTTCACCTGGATCGCGTACGGCCTCGCGCTCACGCTGGTGATCTACGGGGCGCTCAACGTGAATTCGGCATGGAGCGCGGCGCGCGACCATTTCGCGAAGCGGGCCCAGGTCACCCCGGATTCCGCCGAGGCGTCCCGTTCCTTCGACGGCCACCCGCCGAAGGTGCTCTTCGACAAGATCAACAACAGCTGGTGGGGCCCCGGCGTCTCGCAGTCCGCCGACGGGGAGTGGATAGAGGCGCGCTTCAAGGAACCCACCCGCCTGCTGGACATCCTGATCACGTCCGGCATCTCCACCAAGGCTTCGGACCTCTCCGAGGCCGCGCTGCCCCACCGCATGGACGCGATCATCATCACGGCCGACGGGAAGCAGACCACGCGCCAGATCACACTCGACCAGGTGAGCGGGCCGCAACAGCGGAAGTTCCGGGCGCAGAACGTCGTCAGCGTCAGGTTCGTCATCCGCTCGGCGTTCAACGTGGGCGCCGACAAGCAGGTTTCGATAGCCGAGATCGAGTTCTTCACCCGCGCCACGACCAGCGGTACCTAG
- the exaC gene encoding acetaldehyde dehydrogenase ExaC codes for MARYAAPGTEGALMSYAPRYDHFIGGEYAPPARGRYFENPSPVNGQVFTEVARGTAEDVERALDAAHAAAPAWGRTSVTERSSILLRIADRMEQNLEALAVAETWENGKPVRETLAADLPLAVDQFRYFAGALRAQEGALSQLDDDTVAYHFHEPLGVVGQIIPWNFPILMAVWKLAPALAAGNTVVLKPAEQTPVSVHYWLSLVADLLPPGVVNIVNGFGEEAGKPLASSPRVAKIAFTGETATGRLIMQYAAEHLKPVTLELGGKSPNLFFDDIWSTDDDLRDKALEGFTMFALNQGEVCTSPSRALIERGRYGDFLDAAVARTELIVPGHPLDTDTMIGAQASEEQLKKVLSYVEIGQREGAKILTGGERRELEGDLAGGFYVQPTIFEGDNRMRIFQEEIFGPVVSVTSFQDFDDAVRIANDTAYGLGAGVWTRDINTAYRAGRAIQAGRVWTNCYHAYPAHAAFGGTKQSGIGRETHKMMLEHYQWTKNLLVSYSPKKLGFF; via the coding sequence ATGGCCCGCTACGCTGCGCCCGGTACCGAGGGGGCGCTCATGTCGTACGCGCCCCGCTACGACCACTTCATCGGCGGCGAGTACGCTCCGCCCGCCCGCGGGCGCTACTTCGAGAACCCCTCCCCCGTCAACGGCCAGGTCTTCACGGAGGTCGCCCGGGGCACGGCCGAGGACGTGGAGCGGGCGCTGGACGCGGCCCACGCGGCGGCGCCCGCGTGGGGGCGTACCTCGGTCACCGAACGGTCGTCGATCCTGCTGCGCATCGCGGACCGGATGGAGCAGAACCTGGAGGCCCTCGCGGTCGCGGAGACCTGGGAGAACGGCAAGCCGGTGCGGGAGACCCTGGCGGCCGACCTGCCCCTGGCCGTCGACCAGTTCCGGTACTTCGCGGGGGCGCTGCGCGCGCAGGAGGGCGCGCTGAGCCAGCTCGACGACGACACCGTCGCCTACCACTTCCACGAACCGCTGGGTGTGGTCGGGCAGATCATCCCGTGGAACTTCCCGATCCTGATGGCGGTGTGGAAGCTGGCCCCGGCGCTGGCGGCCGGGAACACGGTGGTGCTGAAGCCGGCCGAGCAGACCCCGGTGTCGGTGCACTACTGGCTGAGCCTGGTGGCGGACCTGCTGCCGCCGGGCGTGGTCAACATCGTCAACGGCTTCGGAGAGGAGGCGGGCAAGCCGCTCGCGTCCAGCCCCCGGGTGGCGAAGATCGCCTTCACGGGGGAGACCGCCACCGGCCGGCTGATCATGCAGTACGCGGCCGAGCACCTGAAGCCGGTCACCCTGGAACTCGGTGGCAAGAGCCCGAACCTCTTCTTCGACGACATCTGGTCGACGGACGACGACCTGCGCGACAAGGCCCTGGAGGGCTTCACGATGTTCGCCCTCAACCAGGGCGAGGTGTGCACGAGTCCGTCGCGCGCGCTGATCGAGCGGGGCCGGTACGGGGACTTCCTCGACGCGGCCGTCGCCCGCACCGAACTGATCGTGCCGGGGCACCCGCTGGACACGGACACGATGATCGGGGCACAGGCGTCGGAGGAGCAGCTGAAGAAGGTCCTGTCGTACGTGGAGATCGGCCAGCGGGAGGGCGCGAAGATCCTGACGGGCGGCGAGCGCCGGGAACTGGAGGGCGATCTCGCGGGCGGCTTCTACGTCCAGCCGACCATCTTCGAGGGCGACAACCGCATGCGGATCTTCCAGGAGGAGATCTTCGGGCCGGTGGTGTCGGTGACCTCCTTCCAGGACTTCGACGACGCCGTACGGATCGCGAACGACACGGCGTACGGCCTGGGCGCGGGCGTCTGGACCCGGGACATCAACACCGCCTACCGCGCGGGCCGAGCGATCCAGGCGGGCCGCGTCTGGACGAACTGCTACCACGCCTACCCGGCACATGCTGCTTTCGGGGGTACCAAGCAGTCCGGCATAGGCCGCGAGACCCACAAGATGATGCTCGAGCACTACCAGTGGACCAAAAACCTTCTGGTCAGCTACTCGCCGAAGAAGCTCGGCTTCTTCTAG
- a CDS encoding GAF domain-containing protein — MGDPSVALPGGADPAARTRELRRAHAAFTRDGRVEEPVRAVIARSWRRCARARLSPECAPRVELAEGELRSYREAHPLARVMPLFRDLVGAFAAHGAHLLAVCDARGSLLWVEGEPGTLRRAEGLGFVPGARWAESAMGTNAPGTAVATGEPVQVFGAEHFSRRVHPWTCAAAPVRDPRTGRLLGAVDITGGDGLAHPHSLGFVQAVARAAEAQLTLLEPDPPAARDTLSALGQDEALLVTAGRTLRLGRRHSEIMALLAHHPEGLSGEELAIALYEDESVSPVTLRAEISRLRALLGPSAPLSRPYRTAGPLDADFTALTRQLAAGAVSAALHHYPGPLLPASTAPGIVRLRRRIEDQARAAVIARADAGLLTDWVCGSWGADDPEAWRALAAALPPERRPAALARVRALDRELGVRPDPDPGGRRRATYPQPARS, encoded by the coding sequence ATGGGCGATCCGTCGGTGGCGCTGCCGGGCGGGGCCGATCCGGCCGCGCGCACGCGCGAGCTACGGCGGGCCCATGCCGCGTTCACCCGGGACGGGCGGGTCGAGGAGCCGGTCCGGGCGGTCATCGCGCGGTCCTGGCGGCGGTGCGCGCGGGCCCGGCTCAGCCCGGAGTGCGCGCCCCGGGTGGAGCTCGCGGAGGGGGAGCTGCGCTCGTACCGCGAGGCGCACCCGCTGGCCCGGGTGATGCCGCTGTTCCGGGATCTCGTCGGGGCGTTCGCCGCGCACGGGGCGCACCTTCTGGCGGTGTGCGACGCGCGGGGCAGCCTGCTGTGGGTGGAGGGCGAACCGGGCACCCTGCGCAGGGCCGAGGGCCTCGGCTTCGTCCCGGGTGCGCGCTGGGCGGAGTCGGCGATGGGGACCAACGCCCCCGGGACGGCGGTCGCGACGGGCGAGCCCGTGCAGGTCTTCGGGGCCGAGCACTTCAGCCGCCGGGTGCACCCGTGGACCTGTGCGGCGGCCCCGGTGCGGGACCCCCGGACCGGAAGGCTGCTGGGCGCGGTGGACATCACCGGGGGCGACGGCCTGGCCCACCCGCACTCCCTCGGCTTCGTGCAGGCGGTGGCCCGGGCGGCGGAAGCCCAGCTGACCCTGCTCGAACCGGATCCGCCGGCCGCCCGCGACACGCTCTCCGCCCTCGGCCAGGACGAGGCGCTGCTGGTCACCGCCGGTCGCACGCTCCGGCTGGGGCGGCGGCACAGCGAGATCATGGCTCTGCTCGCGCACCATCCCGAGGGATTGTCGGGCGAGGAGCTGGCGATCGCCCTCTACGAGGACGAGTCGGTGTCACCGGTGACGTTACGCGCCGAGATCTCCCGGCTGCGCGCCCTGCTGGGGCCGTCGGCTCCGCTTTCGCGCCCGTATCGCACGGCCGGTCCGCTGGACGCGGATTTCACCGCCCTGACACGGCAGTTGGCCGCCGGGGCGGTGTCCGCGGCCCTCCACCACTACCCCGGCCCCCTGCTGCCGGCCTCCACCGCGCCCGGCATCGTCCGGCTGCGGCGCCGGATCGAGGACCAGGCGCGGGCGGCCGTGATCGCGCGGGCGGATGCCGGGCTGCTCACCGACTGGGTGTGCGGCTCGTGGGGCGCGGACGACCCGGAGGCCTGGCGGGCGCTGGCGGCGGCGCTGCCGCCGGAGCGCAGGCCGGCCGCGCTGGCCCGCGTACGCGCCCTGGACCGGGAGCTCGGCGTGCGTCCGGACCCGGACCCCGGTGGACGGCGGCGTGCAACGTATCCGCAACCTGCCCGCTCCTAG
- a CDS encoding SWIM zinc finger family protein, translating into MNTRDPYEKTFPAVAPTRGRGFADTWWGHAWLRALEDSALDGTQVKQGRRYARSGAVGAVSVRPGGLTAVVRDPDGTAHRTDVLVQEFTEAEWDRLLDLAAAEAGHIAALLDREVPPELAEDAAAAGVELLPGIGDLDPRCDCGEWDHCPHTAALCYQVARLLDQDPFVLLLLRGRGGRELVGELARRSTAEAAGGALRTPADEGVPAAEVFAAGAVLPALPPVPGLPQAPGHPPTLDTEVGPEPHLDVDGVEFLARAAAAEAHRRLAEALAPGHADRAPAAPLTHAEDAVRLTAEAHDVRVRSRLAAATGRSRADMELAVRAWGFGAAPGLAALEDDWTPDRSTLARARAALAAAWADGEAPVLRRVRARWTQAGTGRQIRLGREGRWWPYRREAGRWIPSGPSAPDPGSALEADPGP; encoded by the coding sequence ATGAACACCCGGGATCCGTACGAGAAGACCTTCCCGGCCGTGGCGCCCACCCGCGGCCGCGGCTTCGCCGACACCTGGTGGGGCCATGCATGGCTGCGCGCCCTGGAGGACAGTGCGCTCGACGGGACGCAGGTCAAGCAGGGGCGCCGGTACGCGCGCTCGGGCGCGGTCGGCGCGGTGTCGGTACGCCCCGGCGGGCTCACCGCGGTGGTGCGCGATCCGGACGGGACGGCGCACCGGACGGACGTGCTGGTGCAGGAGTTCACGGAAGCGGAATGGGACCGCCTGCTGGATCTGGCCGCCGCGGAGGCCGGGCACATCGCGGCGCTGCTCGACCGGGAGGTGCCGCCGGAGCTCGCCGAGGACGCGGCCGCGGCCGGGGTGGAACTGCTGCCCGGCATCGGGGACCTCGATCCGCGCTGCGACTGCGGCGAGTGGGACCACTGCCCGCACACGGCCGCGCTCTGCTACCAGGTGGCCCGGCTGCTGGACCAGGACCCCTTCGTGCTGCTGCTCCTGCGCGGCCGGGGCGGGCGCGAGCTGGTGGGCGAGCTGGCGCGGCGGAGCACGGCGGAAGCGGCAGGAGGCGCGTTGCGAACCCCCGCCGACGAGGGGGTCCCGGCGGCGGAGGTGTTCGCGGCGGGCGCTGTCCTCCCCGCCCTGCCGCCGGTGCCGGGGCTGCCACAGGCGCCGGGCCATCCGCCGACGCTGGACACCGAGGTCGGACCGGAACCACATCTCGACGTGGACGGGGTGGAGTTCCTGGCCCGGGCGGCCGCGGCCGAGGCCCACCGGCGGCTCGCCGAGGCGCTGGCTCCGGGACACGCCGATCGCGCCCCGGCGGCCCCTCTCACGCACGCCGAAGACGCCGTACGGCTCACGGCCGAGGCTCATGACGTCCGGGTCCGCTCCCGCCTGGCGGCGGCTACCGGGCGCAGCCGGGCCGACATGGAACTGGCCGTACGCGCCTGGGGCTTCGGCGCGGCCCCGGGCCTCGCGGCGCTGGAGGACGACTGGACGCCGGACCGGAGCACACTGGCCCGTGCCCGTGCGGCCCTGGCCGCGGCGTGGGCGGACGGGGAGGCGCCGGTGCTCCGCCGGGTCCGCGCCCGATGGACGCAGGCGGGCACCGGCCGCCAGATCCGGCTGGGCCGGGAGGGGCGCTGGTGGCCGTACCGCCGCGAGGCGGGCCGGTGGATCCCGTCGGGGCCGTCCGCCCCGGACCCGGGCTCGGCACTGGAGGCCGATCCCGGCCCATGA
- a CDS encoding DEAD/DEAH box helicase: MLSEISGLIHHHSAVFLPADPAGGGRIALWRTDGRTPGARTGTGTGTSDGAGASSRTGSSQELTVITPDLRRTTVVARVLSVDEALPLLTRARSAAAEAGSAPAFWGAAALLALRFAARGQLLPGLSPAGHDAWRIGPLQAADLDEVRELAAAMPPAAHCVPLNADGPPRLPAPEPLLRAFLDAVADTLPRSPAAPAAAGGPAYAGRPPQLHPELRGWAAEVAAGHDAGVRISLRIELDRALDGVLDPAAEQHPGAAPAFRAVLQMHSLADAALVADAADVWAGSGAAAAAFPPGARMDALRALRRASRLWPPLAPLLGAAVPDAVELADEEVTELLGEAAAVLAADGVQVHWPRGLRRDLSARAVLGSPDDTTASARPSGLLSPGALLSFSWRHALGDQGDLTRAELDRLAEAKRPLVRLRDQWVLVDPAEARRARARQDREIAAADALAAVLTGSAEIDGKRVDVEATGPLEGLRARLATDPQEAADAAADVPGAPPELRATLRDYQLRGLRWLARMTSLGLGACLADDMGLGKTVTLIALHLHRNRPGNPATAGPTLVVCPASLLGNWQREIEKFAPGTPVRRFHGPGRSLAGLTGPAGQAGQAGQAGGFVLTTYGTMRLHAPELATTGWGMVVADEAQHVKNPRSSTAKALRTIPAPARVALTGTPVENDLAELWAVLDWTTPGLLGRLGTFRSRYADPVESGRDPQAAARLSALVRPFLLRRKKSDPGIAPELPPKTETDHTVALSREQTSLYEAVVRETLAAISEADGMERRGLVVRLLTSLKQICNHPAHYLREHSPAERGAKEAGGGGGGGARSGKLELLDELLDTILAEGGSVLVFTQYVAMARILEKHLAGRGIASQFLHGGTPVPRREELVDRFQAGEVPVFLLSLKAAGTGLNLTRAGHVVHFDRWWNPAVEEQATDRAYRIGQTQPVQVHRIIAEGTVEDRIAQLLARKRALADAVLAGGEGALTELTDAELAELVALRPTTREE, from the coding sequence GTGCTCTCCGAGATCTCCGGCCTCATCCACCACCACTCCGCCGTGTTCCTCCCCGCCGACCCGGCCGGCGGCGGCCGGATCGCCCTCTGGCGGACCGACGGCAGGACGCCCGGCGCCCGTACCGGTACCGGTACCGGCACCAGCGACGGTGCCGGCGCCTCATCCCGCACCGGCAGCTCGCAGGAGCTCACCGTCATCACCCCCGACCTGCGCCGGACCACCGTGGTCGCACGCGTCCTGTCCGTGGATGAAGCCCTGCCCCTGCTCACCCGCGCCCGGTCCGCCGCGGCCGAGGCGGGCTCCGCCCCGGCGTTCTGGGGCGCCGCCGCACTGCTCGCCCTGCGCTTCGCCGCGCGCGGACAGCTCCTGCCCGGGCTGAGCCCCGCCGGCCACGACGCCTGGCGGATCGGGCCGCTGCAGGCCGCCGACCTCGACGAGGTCCGGGAACTGGCCGCCGCCATGCCGCCCGCCGCCCACTGCGTGCCGCTGAACGCCGACGGGCCGCCCCGGCTGCCCGCGCCGGAGCCGCTGCTGCGGGCCTTCCTCGACGCCGTCGCCGACACCCTCCCCCGCTCCCCCGCCGCGCCGGCGGCCGCCGGCGGCCCCGCGTACGCCGGCCGCCCGCCGCAGCTCCACCCCGAGCTGCGCGGATGGGCCGCCGAGGTGGCCGCCGGCCATGACGCCGGAGTGCGGATCTCCCTGCGGATCGAACTCGACCGAGCACTCGACGGAGTACTCGACCCGGCCGCGGAACAGCACCCCGGAGCCGCCCCCGCCTTCCGGGCCGTCCTGCAGATGCACAGCCTGGCCGACGCCGCCCTCGTCGCCGATGCCGCCGACGTCTGGGCCGGATCAGGTGCCGCCGCGGCCGCCTTCCCGCCCGGCGCCCGGATGGACGCCCTCCGCGCCCTGCGCCGCGCCTCCCGGCTGTGGCCCCCGCTCGCCCCGCTGCTGGGCGCGGCCGTCCCGGACGCGGTCGAACTCGCCGACGAGGAGGTCACGGAGCTGCTCGGCGAAGCCGCCGCCGTCCTGGCCGCCGACGGGGTCCAGGTGCACTGGCCGCGCGGGCTCCGCCGGGACCTGAGCGCCCGGGCCGTCCTCGGCTCCCCCGACGACACCACCGCGAGCGCCCGCCCCTCCGGCCTGCTCTCCCCCGGCGCCCTGCTCTCCTTCAGCTGGCGCCACGCCCTCGGCGACCAGGGCGATCTCACCCGTGCCGAACTCGACCGTCTCGCCGAGGCGAAGCGCCCCCTGGTCCGGCTGCGTGACCAGTGGGTCCTGGTCGATCCCGCCGAGGCCCGCCGGGCCCGCGCCCGCCAGGACCGTGAGATCGCGGCCGCGGACGCGCTGGCCGCCGTACTCACCGGGTCGGCGGAGATCGACGGCAAGCGGGTCGACGTAGAGGCCACCGGTCCGCTGGAAGGGCTGCGCGCGCGTCTCGCCACCGACCCGCAGGAGGCCGCCGACGCCGCGGCCGACGTCCCCGGCGCGCCGCCGGAACTGCGGGCCACCCTGCGCGACTACCAGCTGCGCGGCCTGCGCTGGCTGGCCCGGATGACCTCGCTCGGCCTCGGCGCCTGCCTCGCCGACGACATGGGCCTCGGCAAGACCGTCACCCTCATCGCCCTCCACCTGCACCGCAACCGGCCCGGGAACCCCGCCACCGCCGGACCCACCCTGGTGGTGTGCCCGGCCTCGCTGCTGGGCAACTGGCAGCGGGAGATCGAGAAGTTCGCCCCCGGCACCCCCGTACGCCGCTTCCACGGCCCGGGCCGCAGCCTCGCCGGGCTCACTGGGCCAGCAGGGCAAGCAGGGCAGGCAGGGCAGGCAGGGGGATTCGTCCTCACCACCTACGGCACCATGCGCCTGCACGCGCCCGAACTCGCCACCACCGGCTGGGGCATGGTCGTGGCCGACGAGGCCCAGCACGTCAAGAACCCGCGTTCCTCCACCGCCAAGGCCCTGCGTACCATCCCGGCCCCGGCCCGCGTGGCCCTGACCGGCACCCCCGTCGAGAACGACCTCGCCGAGCTGTGGGCCGTCCTCGACTGGACCACACCCGGGCTCCTCGGCCGCCTCGGCACCTTCCGATCCCGCTACGCCGACCCCGTCGAGAGCGGCCGCGACCCGCAGGCCGCCGCCCGGCTGTCCGCGCTCGTCCGGCCGTTCCTCCTGCGCCGCAAGAAGTCCGACCCCGGCATCGCGCCCGAGCTGCCGCCCAAGACCGAGACCGACCACACCGTCGCCCTCAGCCGCGAACAGACCTCGCTCTACGAGGCGGTCGTACGCGAGACCCTCGCCGCGATCTCGGAGGCGGACGGAATGGAGCGGCGCGGTCTGGTGGTCAGGCTGCTGACCTCCCTCAAGCAGATCTGCAACCACCCGGCGCACTACCTGCGGGAGCACAGCCCGGCGGAACGCGGCGCCAAGGAGGCCGGTGGCGGCGGTGGCGGCGGCGCCCGCTCCGGAAAGCTGGAGCTGCTCGACGAACTCCTCGACACGATCCTGGCCGAGGGCGGCTCGGTCCTCGTCTTCACCCAGTACGTGGCGATGGCCAGGATCCTGGAGAAGCATCTGGCCGGCCGCGGGATCGCCTCGCAGTTCCTGCACGGCGGGACACCGGTGCCGCGCCGTGAGGAGCTCGTCGACCGTTTCCAGGCGGGTGAGGTCCCCGTGTTCCTGCTGTCCCTGAAGGCGGCGGGCACCGGGCTGAACCTCACCCGGGCCGGGCACGTCGTCCACTTCGACCGTTGGTGGAACCCGGCCGTCGAGGAACAGGCCACCGACCGCGCCTACCGCATCGGCCAGACCCAGCCCGTACAGGTCCACCGGATCATCGCCGAGGGCACCGTCGAGGACCGGATCGCACAGCTCCTGGCCCGCAAACGCGCCCTCGCCGACGCCGTCCTCGCGGGCGGCGAGGGCGCGCTGACCGAACTGACCGATGCCGAACTGGCCGAACTCGTGGCGCTGCGCCCGACCACGCGCGAGGAGTGA
- a CDS encoding polyprenyl synthetase family protein has translation MSYLDLHREVSQDIEAEIDTALERLGPVASTTRNSVAKLLEHRKLRHPLSVLPLLTHAIETGNPRPAIPLSAVHLLWWTSACYLDDLADASGASISGELTENEALLAAVITGNSLPIQILLAQDLPESARSALITEILNGWIIGVDGQIDDMRGGARSASRKSVVETYRGKSGAPFGMITAMAAIFSGTTAEKVELWREFGYVFGILWQIFNDQEDILSGRNEDLLNGTVTYLLASVIEDASPDSRDRILGLCASAGRSHQARAELEGLLRKPAVLDRYRAEIDAFRAEGHRILDELGGDETYSPVLRHLVDHASQMLLEADLDLAVVSGAA, from the coding sequence ATGTCCTACCTGGACCTGCACCGGGAAGTCTCGCAGGACATCGAAGCGGAGATCGACACCGCGCTGGAGCGGCTCGGCCCAGTGGCGAGCACGACCAGGAACTCAGTGGCCAAGCTCTTGGAGCACCGCAAACTGAGACATCCCCTCTCGGTGCTGCCGCTCCTCACCCACGCCATAGAGACCGGCAACCCGAGGCCGGCCATTCCGCTGTCCGCCGTCCACCTGCTGTGGTGGACCTCGGCCTGCTACCTCGACGACCTGGCGGACGCCAGCGGCGCCTCCATCTCCGGCGAGCTCACCGAGAACGAAGCACTGCTCGCAGCCGTCATCACGGGGAACTCACTCCCCATCCAGATCCTCCTCGCGCAAGATCTCCCGGAGTCGGCGCGCAGCGCCCTGATAACCGAGATCCTTAACGGCTGGATCATCGGCGTCGACGGCCAGATCGACGACATGCGCGGGGGCGCCCGCAGCGCCTCGCGGAAATCGGTGGTCGAGACGTACCGCGGCAAGTCCGGTGCGCCCTTCGGAATGATCACGGCAATGGCCGCAATATTCTCGGGAACGACAGCCGAGAAGGTGGAGCTGTGGCGTGAATTCGGCTACGTCTTCGGCATCCTTTGGCAAATATTCAACGACCAGGAAGACATCCTGTCCGGCCGCAACGAGGACCTGCTCAACGGCACGGTCACCTATCTCCTCGCCTCCGTCATCGAGGACGCCTCGCCCGATTCCCGGGACCGCATCCTGGGCCTGTGCGCCTCGGCCGGGCGCTCGCATCAGGCCAGAGCGGAACTCGAGGGGCTGCTGCGGAAGCCCGCCGTCCTCGACCGGTACCGGGCGGAGATCGACGCATTCCGCGCCGAGGGGCACCGGATCCTGGACGAACTGGGCGGCGACGAGACCTACTCGCCCGTGCTGCGGCACCTCGTGGACCACGCATCCCAGATGCTGCTCGAAGCGGACCTCGACCTGGCCGTCGTGAGCGGCGCCGCCTGA
- a CDS encoding oxygenase MpaB family protein, translated as MVQRYDRLREILRLDPDKDFLAIYRLTATYEFPWDFTRALELALFRTYAVPSIGGLLAETAEFTDRTQKRYDDTALLLDAVVEHGFESDTARTAIRRVNQMHRSYDISNEDMRYVLSTFVVIPARWLDAYGWRPLTHHERRACANYYATLGRHLGITDIPGSYEEFEATLDAYEEAHFDWDEGARKVADATLDLMASWYPAPVAPAVRRASLALLDESLLGAFRYEPPRAPVRRLVQGALWLRGRAVRLLPPRRAPHYARQNPEIKGYPDGYDVGELGTFPVPGSGGCPVPHPRRPAGAEAQPPA; from the coding sequence CTGGTGCAGCGTTACGATCGGCTGAGGGAGATCCTCCGTCTCGATCCCGACAAGGATTTCCTCGCCATCTACCGGCTCACCGCCACCTACGAGTTCCCCTGGGACTTCACCCGCGCCCTGGAACTCGCCCTGTTCCGGACCTACGCCGTCCCGAGCATCGGTGGCCTGCTGGCCGAGACGGCCGAGTTCACCGACCGGACCCAGAAGCGCTACGACGACACCGCGCTGCTCCTGGACGCGGTCGTCGAGCACGGCTTCGAGAGCGACACCGCGCGCACCGCCATCCGCCGTGTCAACCAGATGCACCGCAGCTACGACATCTCGAACGAGGACATGCGGTACGTCCTCAGCACCTTCGTGGTGATTCCGGCGCGGTGGCTGGACGCCTACGGCTGGCGTCCGCTGACCCACCACGAGCGCCGGGCCTGCGCGAACTACTACGCCACCCTCGGCCGCCACCTGGGCATCACGGACATCCCGGGCTCCTACGAGGAGTTCGAAGCCACCCTCGACGCCTACGAGGAGGCCCACTTCGACTGGGACGAAGGCGCCCGCAAGGTCGCCGACGCCACCCTCGACCTCATGGCCTCCTGGTATCCGGCGCCGGTCGCGCCCGCCGTGCGGCGCGCCAGTCTCGCCCTCCTGGACGAGTCGCTGCTGGGCGCCTTCCGGTACGAGCCTCCGCGCGCGCCGGTCCGGCGCCTCGTCCAGGGCGCCCTGTGGCTGCGCGGCCGCGCGGTACGGCTCCTGCCCCCGCGCAGGGCCCCGCACTACGCCCGCCAGAACCCGGAGATCAAGGGTTATCCGGACGGCTACGACGTGGGTGAGCTCGGCACGTTCCCCGTGCCCGGCTCGGGTGGCTGCCCCGTTCCGCATCCCCGCCGGCCCGCCGGAGCCGAGGCCCAGCCTCCGGCCTGA